The sequence below is a genomic window from Salicibibacter cibarius.
GTGGCGAATTTCCGATTCCAAATTAATGTCCTTGTTCTCGGTAAAATTTTTTAATTCATTAATTTTATTCTGAAGCTCGACCACCGGCTTTTCAAATGGAAGATTTTGGCTCATTGTTAATCTCCTTCTGTTCCCGCGCATGGATTTTCAGGATATTTACAAGTGTATCTTTCGCTTCCGAGCGAGGCACGACCCTGTCCAACTGCCCGTGCTCCAATAAAAATTCCGCGGTCTGAAAATCATCGGGCAGTTCTTCGCGTATCGTCTGCTCGATCACCCTTCTTCCCGCAAAACCGATCAGAGCTCCCGGTTCTGCAAAATTGTAATCGCCCAAAGACGCGAAGCTGGCCGAAACACCTCCGGTTGTCGGATGGGTCATGATGGAAATGAAAGGGATCTTTGCCCGATGTAAGCGTTCCAGGGCAACACTCGTTTTCCCCATTTGCATCAGGCTTACAACCCCTTCTTGCATTCGCGCTCCACCTGATGCGCTAAACATGATAAACGGCACGCCGGTTTTTTCGGCCTGTAAGATGGCGCGGGAGATTTTTTCTCCAACGATAGCGCCCATGCTCCCCATTCTGAAACGCGCATCCATGACGCCAAGTACAACCGGATACCCTTTGATCGTTCCTTCTCCGGTGACGACCGCTTCGTTCAACCCTGTTTTTTCTTGATCTTTACTTAATTTCTCCTCGTATTCGGGAAAATTCAAGGGATTTCCAGAAAACATCCCCGTGTCCATTTCCCGAAACGTTTCCTCATCAATGACACAATCGACGCGCTCATAGGCGGTCATACGAAAGTGATGCCCACACTCGCTACACAAATTCAAGTCCTTCTTTAGTTCACGTGAGTACATGATTGTTTTACAGCTGGGGCATTTCGTCATTACACCGTCATTCATTTTTGTTGGCTGCGTTCGTTCCGAAGGAATCGTTGCATACTTTCTTTTTTTTGAAAATAAATCCCTAAACAAGCTGTTCACCTCTTTGGTTCTCCTGAGCCGTTCGTTTGAAAAGCGACCGCCTTTATTGGCGATCGCTTTTTCCCCATCGCGCTTGCTTACTCCTCAATCAAAGCTTCTTTGCGCGTTCGTTCGGCAATTTCCTCAGGGTCGGCATTTTTTCTTGCCACACCTGTTTCCATAGCGGCTTTCGCTACCGCGGCAGCAACTGCCGGGGCAACACGAGGATCAAATGGAGCCGGAATCGCGTAATCTGACGATAATTCATCGTCACCGATAAGATCAGCGATCGCGTAAACGGCTGCTTGCTTCATCTCCTCATTAATATGGGAAGCATTGACATCAAGAGCTCCTCTAAAGATCCCCGGAAAAGCAAGGACATTGTTCACTTGGTTCGGATAATCCGATCGCCCGGTACCGATGACAATCGCGCCGGCTTCTTTCGCGACGTCAGGCATAATTTCCGGCGTTGGGTTTGCCATTGCAAAAATAACCGGGTTGTCATCCATCGTACGGACCATCTCTGTCGTTAATGCCCCTTCGACGGAAACGCCGATGAAAACATTGGCTCCGTGAATGACATCCACTAATGAACCTTCTTTTCTCTCAAGATTGGTCACTTTCGCCACGCTTTCCTTGACTTCATTCATGCCCTCGGCTCTGCCTTCATAAATCGCGCCACGGGAGTCACACATGATGATTTCTTCAACCCCCATGTTCATGAGCAATTTAATCACGGCAATGCCCGCTGCCCCCGCGCCATTGATGACAACTTTGGCTTCCGAGAGACTCTTTCCCGCTACCTTTAATGCGTTGATCAGTCCGGCGACGGTCACAATCGCTGTGCCATGCTGATCATCATGGAAAACAGGAATATTTGTTTCTTCTTTCAATCGATCCTCAATGATAAAGCAATCCGGCGCGGCAATATCTTCAAGATTAACGCCGCCGAAAGAAGGCTCCATCATTTTCACCGTTTCGATGATTTTTTCGTTGTCTGCAGAATTCAAACAGATTGGAAAGGCGTCTACACCTGCAAACGATTTAAACAAAACCGCCTTTCCTTCCATGACGGGGAGAGAAGCAGACGCCCCGATATTCCCCAAGCCTAACACGGCGCTCCCATTTGATACGACAGCAACCATGTTGCTCTTCATCGTGTAATCAAAGACCTTTTCAGGGTCCTCTTTAATTTCTTTGCATGGCTCGGCTACGCCGGGCGAATAAGCAAGGCTTAGGTCGCGGCTGTTACGAACTGGGATTTTTGACTTGGATTCAAGTTTTCCTTGTTTCATTTTGTGAAGATGTAACGCTTCTTCTTTTATTGTATCCACGATCTGCACACTCCTTTTATGAATTTTTTGCGAAAATATGTGCTCCAGTTCGCTCTGCTTTCTGATTGAGATCTATTATAACAAAGACAACCTGCCCGTACACCCTTTTTTACCTTTTATTTAAATATTTCTTACTGGCTGTCCTCTGACTTTGTCCGTTCCGCGACGTTTCCTTCCCCTACAAGCAGCTTTACGTTAGAGCGAAGTTCGTCATTGATGCGTACGCGGTAGCGGTCATCAAACGCAAATAATTGATTGGTTGTTTCATTGTATACGCGCACTTGGGAGAAGCCGGGCATTTTCTGCAAAATCTTTTTTAGTCGGCGGGATTGGGTATTTGCATGAGATTCATCCGACCATTTAATGTAAAGCACGGTTTGTGCCTCCTCCTGCGCACGTTCTACAGCGATCACATCGTCGGCAATGACTTTATTCCCGTATTGGTCAACCGTCCGCTTTCCGCGAACAAATACGTAGCGTTGTTCCTCCAGTTCATGGTGCACTTGCCGATATACGTTCGGAAACAGAACCACTTCGCAAGAGGCACTCTCATCACTAAGTTGTAAAAATGCCATTGTTTGTCCGTTCTTCGTACGAATTTGCTTCACATGTTCGATCGCGCCCATGATCCAACATTCTGTTTTCACGGGCGCCTGTTCCACTTCCGCGAGTGCCAAAGGCGCGCGCGTGGCAATCAGATGTTCAAATTTATCGAGGGGATGCCCGCTTAAGTAAAAGCCGGTCACTTCTTTTTCGTACATGTAGCATTCTTCCGGGCTCAACGGCGCAGCATCCGCATAGCGAAAATCTCTGCTTCCCCGCTCAAACAGTTGGCCCAAATCCCGCTCGAAATCTACAAATTCGAGCGCCCGATCGATCGACGCGAGTAATTTGGCGCGGTCACTGTGAAGGTCATCAAATGCACCTGCTTTAATAAGATTGGCGAGCAGGCGGCGATTTACCGACAAATGAGCGGTGCGTGCACAAAAATCAATAAAGCTTTGAAACGCCCCTCTTTTGTTCCTTTCCCGGATGAGCTTCCCACTGACTTGCCTGCCGACCTGGGTAATGATTTGAAAAGGAAAACGCACGCCTTTCTCTTCCGGTGCAAAGCGTTCCGTGCTTCTGTTAACCGCCGGCGGATAGATGTGCAGCCCTTGGTTTTTCAACTCCCGAATGGCTTTTCCAAGCCGGTCCTTATCATTTTCTACCATCGACAAATAGGCAGAAAAGAAAACGAGGGGATAATGCACCTTATAATAAGCCAGCCGGTAAGCAATAAAGCTATAAGCAACTGCATGGCTGCGATTGAACCCGTACTCGGCGAAACGCAGGATCCATGCATAAATTTTGGTTGCTGTCTCTTCCTCATAACCATTGGCAAGTGCACCTTTGACAAAAGACGCCTTTTCATTCTCCAATTCTTCACGGTCTTTTTTGCTCACGGCTCTGCGGAGCAAGTCCGCCTGTGCCAATGAGTAACCCGCGATTTGCACAGCTACTTGCATAATCTGTTCCTGATAAACGATAACCCCATACGTCGGAGACAAAATCGGCGCCAAATCCTGATGAACGACATTCACCTCACGGCGATTATGCTTACCTGCAATATAAACATCGATCTGCTCCATCGGACCGGGACGGTATAAAGCATTGACAGCAACCAAATCTTCAAACGTTGTTGGCTGTAATTTCTTTAACACTTGTTGCATCCCCGCAGATTCAAATTGAAAAATTCCTGTCGTCTTACCGGCGGCAAGCATCGCCAGCGTTTGCGGATCATTCATCGGCATCGCCCCGGGATCTTCGCCGGTGCCGCTTCGTTGCACCTCATCGCGAAGCTGTTCCAACAAAGTTAAATTCTTGAGCCCCAAAAAATCAATTTTCAGTAGCCCATAAGCTTCCAGATCTTCCATCGGAAATTGGGTCACGACCGTTAACGAGCCAGGGGCAGTAGGCACAATTTCCGTGAGCGGCCGGGCGCTGAGAACGACCCCGGCCGCGTGCAAAGACGTATGGCGGGGAAGACCTTCGATGGCTTCGGCATATTGAAACAATGTGTTTGCTTGTTCATTTTCCCTTAATAACTCCGAAAGCTTCTCATCGCCTTCTCTTGCTATCTTTAGCGTTGCATTCGCTGAAGGAAGTGTGCGAATGATTCGTTCGACGAGCGCCTGCGGGGTTCCCAATGCTTTTCCCACATCCCTGAGCGCGGCTCGGGCCCCGAACGTGCCGAACGTAATAATTTGCCCAACATGGGCGGTCCCGTATTTATTTCGCACGTATGCGATGATTTCTTCCCGGCGATGATCGGGGAAATCAATGTCGATATCCGGCAAAGACACGCGCGCTTCATTTAAAAACCGTTCAAACAGCAATCCATAGGCAAGAGGGTCAACGTCTGTAATATACAGACAATACGCAACGATTGAACCCGCGGCCGACCCGCGGCCAGGTCCGGTTAAGACACCTGCGTCTCTGGCATAAGCCATAAAATCCCAAACAATGAGGAAATAATCTTCAAATGCTTGTCTTTCAATAACGGCAAGTTCATGCTCCAGTCGTTCGACCACGCGGTCGTTCAAACGGCCGTAGCGCTCGTTAGCACCTTGAAAACAAATCCTTCTCAATTCTCCGCGGTGATCAGGAGAAGGGAGTTTTGTCTGCAGTTGATCCGGTTCCACCGAACAACGTTCCGCGATTGCCACGGCATTTGCCATCGCACCTCCGTCATGTGCCCAAGCCTGTTCAGCATAAGAGACCGAAAAAAGCACATGTTCCTCACGCCACTCCAACGGGCTTACGTCCTCGAGAGGACGATTGCTGCGAATGGCTTCCAAACAGCGCCGCCATTTTTTATCTTCCTCTGTTAAAAAAGAAACATTGCCGCACGCCACCCGATTCATTTTCATCGCATCGGCAAACGCGATCCAATCTTGACGTTCTTCCCTTTCCGGTAAAGGAGCGGGAAGGCAACCGGCGTATAAGTGATCCGGCCCGATCTTTCCCTTCAAGTCTAGAACAATTCCCCGGGCATGCGCCCTATCCGTCTCCTCCGGAAGAATAACGATTAGATCGCTGCAATGCCGATAAAAAAAATCAGCATACACGCCCGGCTCCGATTGAGATTGGGCCTCGGCCGACAGCGCCATTAATTGCTGGTAGCCTGTCAGATTGACGGCGATTAAAAGGAGCGTCCCTTTCGTCTTTTCTTCAAAATGGACATCTAATTCCAAACCGAAAAGCGGTTTTATTTTTCGTTCCTTACAGAGGTTATAAAATTTATGGGCGCCATACATGACGTTTCGATCTGTCAGAGCCAGTGCGGAATAACCGAGAGAAGCCGCCCGGTCCACTAGGGGCTCGATGCGGCACGTACTCTCGAGCAAGGTGTATTCGCTTCGCACTTGTAAATGGACAAATGAATCCACGGCACTCTCTCCTTTTCCCACATCTCACTTCCCGCTTCTAAACCAAGCATAACTTGGCCATCTATTGATTATACATGAAAATAGACGATCCATGCTTACGCGGGAAAAAGGTTGTTTCGACAGATAGGGGGAATCCGGCACATGTTTACCAGGGATTTTTTGGCTACATTGGTTTTGGACTTTTTCGTTGCCTTCGGGGTTGTGCTCGGCGGGGCTATTATCGGCGGGATTGGCGCGTTCATGATCGGAAAACCGCCGCTTGCTACCATCCACGATTTAGCCGGCAGTTTGAAAATTTGGGCGCTTGTTGCCGCCATCGGAGGAACGTTTGACGCGATCACCAGCTTGGAGCGCGGCCTTTTTTACGGCACACATATTGATATCTATAAAACCGTTTGTATGATTTTAGCCGCGTTATCCGGCGCAAATGTCGGCGCGCTGATCATCCAATGGATTACACAGGAACAGATCTCCCCATGAGAATTCCACCCTATCACCGGCGTCCGGGCTGGCAAAGATTTTTTGCAGGTGTCATTATCGGCGCGCTGATTGGCTGGTGCATTTTTCTCTATCAGTTTGGCAAAGTACATGAAGAGATGGTCGTAGAACTCGGAAAAAATGAATTGCACATCGAGCAGCTCGAGCGAAATCTTGAATCGCTAAGGGAACGGGAACAGGAAGAAAATAGCGATGACGACTTCATCATTGAAGAGATTTCGATTGTCTTTGAAAACGAGGAAGAAAGCCGCCTCAGCGAACTCGCCCTCTATGACATCGAACAACAAGCCATTGAAGAATTGGAGCACCTTTTAGACCAGGAATTGGAAAATGTTGCTGAAAACCGCGAACTACTCGTGAGAACGATTGAAAATAAACGGTATCCAGCCAATGATTATGAATACAACCTGATTGTGCACCAGTTAACCCTCTATCGAACATTGGAACTCCATGTAGAAGTTGTCCCCGTTGCCGATGACTGACGAATGGCTGATAACTCATTTGTTTTGGCTGATATATTGATGTTTTCGGCTGATATATTCCGACATTTGGCTGATATCGAGCCGTTTTCGGCTGATAAATTATGCCCGGTACGCTTTACAAATCTCTTCCAACTGCTCCACCACTTGCGCCCGTTCTTGATCGTTTTCTGCGGTTGCACCTGCAGCGAGCGGGTGCCCTCCACCTTGAAATCGGCCCGCCAGCTCGTTAACAACAGGGCCTTTGGAACGAAGCCTCACCCGATAGGTTTTGTCTTCCAGTTCGACGAACGTTACCCAGGCCATGATGCCTTCCACATTCGCGACAGAATGCACGATCGCTGATGATTCATTTACGCTCACTTGATACTTCCGAAGTTGTTCCTGGCTAAGCACGATAACGCCGACCCCATTTTCACTCAGCGTAAAGTCGGAAAGCACCTCTCCTTCTAAACGTAACAACGAAAGGGGTTTTTTGTACATCTCATTAAATAATCGACGCACATCGAATTCTCTTTCAAATAGAAGCTGAACAGCCTTGAACGTACACGCTGATGTGTTCGGGTGTGAAAAGCGCCCCGTGTCCCCGACAATCCCCGCGTATAATAGGCGGGCACACTCACCGTCGAGTTTCCAATCATGTGCAGAGGCGACCGTCTCATACCAATGAACGATCATTTCCGAGGTTGAACTGAATGTCGGATCCACCCACGCGAGGGAGGCATAATCATCTACAACCGGATGATGGTCAATTTTAAAAAGTTCACGGGCGTTTTTATAACGCTCGTCGTCAATCCGTCCGGTGTTCGCCGTGTCGCATACAATAACGAGTGCTTCCGAAAATGCTTTATCATCAATCTTATCCATTTCAGATAAAAAAGAAAGGGACGGTTCCTCTTCCCCGGCCAGCTGTACTTTTTTTCCGGTGTTGATTTCAATTAATCTCGCTAACCCGGCTTGTGATCCGATCGCGTCCGGATCCGGCCGCTCATGACGGCAAATAATGATTTGCTCAAAGGCAGAAATCGTATCAAAAAGTTTCTGTTTCATTTTTTTGGCTCCTTTGCCTCTTTAAACTTATGCTCTGACTTTCATACAGACGGAAAAAAAGGTACACTAGAGCTTGTAAGGAGGTATTTTGATGACAGTAGTCATTCCCATCGTTATGGCGATTTCAATCGCGCTTTATGCGTACAATAAATTCAAACGTTTCCGCACCTCGGGGGAGGCCATTAAACAATGGTACCAAACAAAAGCGATGATCGCATTGGGCTTTTTCATTCTGGCACCCGGCCTGCTTTTCATGCTGCCGCCC
It includes:
- a CDS encoding YtrH family sporulation protein gives rise to the protein MFTRDFLATLVLDFFVAFGVVLGGAIIGGIGAFMIGKPPLATIHDLAGSLKIWALVAAIGGTFDAITSLERGLFYGTHIDIYKTVCMILAALSGANVGALIIQWITQEQISP
- the ytrI gene encoding sporulation membrane protein YtrI, with the translated sequence MRIPPYHRRPGWQRFFAGVIIGALIGWCIFLYQFGKVHEEMVVELGKNELHIEQLERNLESLREREQEENSDDDFIIEEISIVFENEEESRLSELALYDIEQQAIEELEHLLDQELENVAENRELLVRTIENKRYPANDYEYNLIVHQLTLYRTLELHVEVVPVADD
- the dnaE gene encoding DNA polymerase III subunit alpha codes for the protein MDSFVHLQVRSEYTLLESTCRIEPLVDRAASLGYSALALTDRNVMYGAHKFYNLCKERKIKPLFGLELDVHFEEKTKGTLLLIAVNLTGYQQLMALSAEAQSQSEPGVYADFFYRHCSDLIVILPEETDRAHARGIVLDLKGKIGPDHLYAGCLPAPLPEREERQDWIAFADAMKMNRVACGNVSFLTEEDKKWRRCLEAIRSNRPLEDVSPLEWREEHVLFSVSYAEQAWAHDGGAMANAVAIAERCSVEPDQLQTKLPSPDHRGELRRICFQGANERYGRLNDRVVERLEHELAVIERQAFEDYFLIVWDFMAYARDAGVLTGPGRGSAAGSIVAYCLYITDVDPLAYGLLFERFLNEARVSLPDIDIDFPDHRREEIIAYVRNKYGTAHVGQIITFGTFGARAALRDVGKALGTPQALVERIIRTLPSANATLKIAREGDEKLSELLRENEQANTLFQYAEAIEGLPRHTSLHAAGVVLSARPLTEIVPTAPGSLTVVTQFPMEDLEAYGLLKIDFLGLKNLTLLEQLRDEVQRSGTGEDPGAMPMNDPQTLAMLAAGKTTGIFQFESAGMQQVLKKLQPTTFEDLVAVNALYRPGPMEQIDVYIAGKHNRREVNVVHQDLAPILSPTYGVIVYQEQIMQVAVQIAGYSLAQADLLRRAVSKKDREELENEKASFVKGALANGYEEETATKIYAWILRFAEYGFNRSHAVAYSFIAYRLAYYKVHYPLVFFSAYLSMVENDKDRLGKAIRELKNQGLHIYPPAVNRSTERFAPEEKGVRFPFQIITQVGRQVSGKLIRERNKRGAFQSFIDFCARTAHLSVNRRLLANLIKAGAFDDLHSDRAKLLASIDRALEFVDFERDLGQLFERGSRDFRYADAAPLSPEECYMYEKEVTGFYLSGHPLDKFEHLIATRAPLALAEVEQAPVKTECWIMGAIEHVKQIRTKNGQTMAFLQLSDESASCEVVLFPNVYRQVHHELEEQRYVFVRGKRTVDQYGNKVIADDVIAVERAQEEAQTVLYIKWSDESHANTQSRRLKKILQKMPGFSQVRVYNETTNQLFAFDDRYRVRINDELRSNVKLLVGEGNVAERTKSEDSQ
- the accD gene encoding acetyl-CoA carboxylase, carboxyltransferase subunit beta, with protein sequence MFRDLFSKKRKYATIPSERTQPTKMNDGVMTKCPSCKTIMYSRELKKDLNLCSECGHHFRMTAYERVDCVIDEETFREMDTGMFSGNPLNFPEYEEKLSKDQEKTGLNEAVVTGEGTIKGYPVVLGVMDARFRMGSMGAIVGEKISRAILQAEKTGVPFIMFSASGGARMQEGVVSLMQMGKTSVALERLHRAKIPFISIMTHPTTGGVSASFASLGDYNFAEPGALIGFAGRRVIEQTIREELPDDFQTAEFLLEHGQLDRVVPRSEAKDTLVNILKIHAREQKEINNEPKSSI
- a CDS encoding YtpI family protein, coding for MTVVIPIVMAISIALYAYNKFKRFRTSGEAIKQWYQTKAMIALGFFILAPGLLFMLPPMWGVVEFIVGLVFSLLGLVYVIYGSKYYRKVLPFAKEESEAMRVSGSGK
- a CDS encoding DHH family phosphoesterase; translation: MKQKLFDTISAFEQIIICRHERPDPDAIGSQAGLARLIEINTGKKVQLAGEEEPSLSFLSEMDKIDDKAFSEALVIVCDTANTGRIDDERYKNARELFKIDHHPVVDDYASLAWVDPTFSSTSEMIVHWYETVASAHDWKLDGECARLLYAGIVGDTGRFSHPNTSACTFKAVQLLFEREFDVRRLFNEMYKKPLSLLRLEGEVLSDFTLSENGVGVIVLSQEQLRKYQVSVNESSAIVHSVANVEGIMAWVTFVELEDKTYRVRLRSKGPVVNELAGRFQGGGHPLAAGATAENDQERAQVVEQLEEICKAYRA
- a CDS encoding NAD(P)-dependent malic enzyme, which codes for MKQGKLESKSKIPVRNSRDLSLAYSPGVAEPCKEIKEDPEKVFDYTMKSNMVAVVSNGSAVLGLGNIGASASLPVMEGKAVLFKSFAGVDAFPICLNSADNEKIIETVKMMEPSFGGVNLEDIAAPDCFIIEDRLKEETNIPVFHDDQHGTAIVTVAGLINALKVAGKSLSEAKVVINGAGAAGIAVIKLLMNMGVEEIIMCDSRGAIYEGRAEGMNEVKESVAKVTNLERKEGSLVDVIHGANVFIGVSVEGALTTEMVRTMDDNPVIFAMANPTPEIMPDVAKEAGAIVIGTGRSDYPNQVNNVLAFPGIFRGALDVNASHINEEMKQAAVYAIADLIGDDELSSDYAIPAPFDPRVAPAVAAAVAKAAMETGVARKNADPEEIAERTRKEALIEE